The Arachis hypogaea cultivar Tifrunner chromosome 19, arahy.Tifrunner.gnm2.J5K5, whole genome shotgun sequence genome has a window encoding:
- the LOC112752060 gene encoding probable WRKY transcription factor 2 — translation MAGIDENVGVPGDWSGPSPSPRTFFSVMLGEDNVARSMSDPPPGGDGAQDGDQKLVSRGGLVERMAARAGFNAPRLNTDTIRSTDLSLNSDVPSPYLTIPPGLSPTTLLDSPVFLTNSLAQPSPTTGKFPFISNGNISSNAPERCKDNSFDDIYASSFAFKPTTDFGSSFYQGAARKMNPTTIAQQSLPGVEAPVQSEHFFQSRSADVVKSQTQNKNGLHLQPDFIESSPQQDTVGVSVEHSPQLEEQADEEGEPRGNGDSVAAGFGGAPSEDGYNWRKYGQKQVKGSEYPRSYYKCTHPNCPVKKKVERSHEGHITEIIYKGAHNHPKPPPNRRSGIASANPPSDMQMDNPEHVERQSGSDGELGWANLQKGNVAGAANWKNDNLEVTSSTSVAPEYCNQSTNSQAQNGTQFDSGDAVDASSTFSNEDDDDDRGTHGSVSLGYDGEGDESESKRRKLESYATELSGATRAIREPRVVVQTTSEVDILDDGYRWRKYGQKVVKGNPNPRSYYKCTNAGCTVRKHVERASHDLKSVITTYEGKHNHDVPAARSSSHVNANASGSVPGQAAPGVLQPHVHRPEPTQVPGGIGRLERPPALGAFNLSGRQQLGPPHGFSFGMNQPLLPNLAMPGFGPGQAKLPVMPVHPFLATQQQRPPNEMGFMLPKGEPNVEPIPERHNLPSGSYQDLMSRMPLGPHM, via the exons ATGGCTGGGATTGATGAAAATGTTGGGGTCCCCGGGGATTGGAGTGGTCCTAGCCCAAGTCCCAGAACCTTTTTCTCTGTAATGTTAGGGGAGGATAATGTAGCAAGATCAATGTCAGACCCTCCTCCAGGTGGTGATGGAGCACAAGATGGTGATCAGAAGTTGGTGTCACGGGGTGGTCTTGTTGAGAGGATGGCAGCTAGAGCAGGGTTCAATGCACCCAGGTTGAACACTGACACCATTAGATCTACTGACCTTTCACTCAATTCTGATGTTCCTTCTCCATACTTGACCATACCACCTGGTCTCAGTCCTACCACCCTTTTAGATTCTCCGGTCTTCCTTACAAATTCACTG GCACAGCCATCTCCAACAACTGGAAAGTTTCCATTCATCTCAAACGGCAACATATCATCCAATGCTCCTGAAAGATGCAAAGATAACAGCTTTGATGATATTTATGCATCATCCTTTGCATTTAAGCCTACGACAGATTTCGGCTCCTCTTTTTATCAAGGCGCTGCCAGAAAA ATGAATCCTACTACAATAGCTCAACAATCTCTTCCTGGTGTTGAGGCCCCTGTTCAGTCGGAACATTTTTTTCAATCGCGAAGTGCTGATGTAGTAAAATCTCAAACTCAGAATAAAAATGGCCTCCATCTTCAGCCAGACTTTATTGAGTCATCTCCTCAACAGGATACTGTCGGTGTTAGCGTTGAGCATTCGCCACAACTTGAAGAGCAAGCAGATGAAGAGGGAGAGCCAAGAGGGAATGGTGACTCAGTGGCTGCTGGTTTTGGTGGTGCACCATCTGAAGATGGATATAATTGGAGAAAATATGGCCAGAAGCAAGTTAAGGGTAGCGAGTACCCACGAAGTTACTACAAGTGTACACATCCAAATTGTCCTGTGAAAAAGAAAGTAGAACGATCTCATGAAGGCCACATAACAGAGATCATCTATAAGGGAGCACACAACCATCCTAAACCTCCTCCGAATCGCCGCTCAGGAATAGCTTCGGCCAATCCTCCAAGTGACATGCAAATGGACAATCCGGAGCATGTTGAACGACAAAGTGGCAGCGACGGAGAGCTGGGCTGGGCTAATTTACAGAAGGGGAATGTAGCTGGAGCTGCTAATTGGAAGAATGACAACCTTGAAGTGACATCATCAACATCTGTTGCCCCCGAGTATTGTAACCAGTCCACCAATTCACAGGCTCAAAATGGTACTCAGTTTGACTCGGGAGATGCGGTGGATGCATCTTCTACTTTTTctaatgaagatgatgatgatgatcgagGTACTCATGGTAGTGTATCATTAGGTTATGATGGGGAAGGAGATGAATCAGAATCTAAAAGAAG GAAACTGGAATCATATGCAACAGAGTTGAGTGGAGCTACTAGAGCTATTCGCGAACCTAGAGTTGTTGTACAAACTACCAGCGAAGTAGACATCCTTGACGATGGTTATCGGTGGAGGAAATATGGGCAGAAGGTTGTCAAAGGAAATCCCAACCCGAG GAGTTACTACAAGTGCACAAATGCAGGCTGCACTGTGAGGAAACACGTTGAGAGAGCATCACATGACCTTAAATCTGTAATCACTACATACGAGGGCAAGCACAACCATGATGTTCCTGCCGCACGCTCTAGCAGTCATGTCAATGCTAATGCTTCTGGCAGTGTTCCCGGGCAAGCAGCACCTGGCGTTCTGCAACCCCATGTTCACAGACCTGAACCAACTCAAGTTCCCGGTGGCATTGGAAGGCTTGAGAGGCCTCCTGCCCTCGGTGCATTCAACCTATCGGGGAGGCAGCAGCTAGGACCTCCACATGGCTTCTCCTTTGGAATGAATCAACCTCTTCTGCCGAACTTGGCGATGCCTGGATTCGGCCCCGGGCAAGCAAAGCTTCCTGTGATGCCGGTTCATCCATTCTTGGCAACGCAACAACAACGTCCTCCTAATGAGATGGGGTTCATGTTGCCCAAGGGTGAACCAAATGTGGAGCCTATTCCTGAGCGTCATAACCTGCCCAGTGGCTCATATCAAGATCTCATGAGTCGCATGCCCCTTGGACCTCACATGTGA